TGGGGGAAGTGTTAAGTCTCTGTCTTCTGGGTCAGTAATGGGACATGAACACAAAGGGATGAATAAATGGGGCCAACAGTTCCAGCAACCCGTTCTTTTCCCAGGTCGTCACATACCAGCGCCAATGGGAGTgcaaagacatgcatgcactgCTGGACCGGCTACCAAGAAGAGATAAACTTAGTGTAAAGAAGGACTTGCTATTTTATGTTCGGGGTAACAGGGATCAGCCAATCAGTGCCTTTGTTTTGGGGTCACAGAGAGGACAACAGTTTGGCTGGCTGATacgttttgtttttgatttagtAGTGAGAGTGGCCGGGAAAGCACATTGTAGATATTTTTGAAGTGTATCAATGTCGTCTGTGTCGccatctgtgcatgtgtgcgttcaGAGTACACTGGTGTAAATGTTTACATATGTgtatttcggtgccttaggttTATATGAATGTTATCTGTTCTGGGATACTCAGTTGAAATGCAGTATGTTAGCATACATTTCGCTAGCAGCATGCTAATGCCTAGTATTATTAGTGTTTACACTACTATTGTGCTTATCTTATGTGTGTACTCACATGACACTGCATAATTATTATCGgagtgtttgtatgtttggGTTGCTGTTACTGAGACCCCAGCAGTAATAAggctgtttttaatttattaaggAGCGTGTGATGTGTGTTATCTGGTATATTGTTTGGTTGTTTGATATGGGCAGCTATAGCTGCTTGAAGTTGTTGGAACCTAACCGTTATGATGAAGAATATTCTGTGAGGCCTGAAGCTTCCCCTGAGGCCAAAGAGCGGCCTGTAGGGAAGTCACCAGCCTGTGACCCCTCACTCCTAACAAAGAATTCCCCAAAATGGAGATTTTACCTCCAAGACATGAGGAAAAATGGCAGACTGGTGGAGGGCTTGAGAACTGCAACAACGAGTTCTCACACCTTCGTTGAGTTCGGGATTTCTGACTGGCCGCGGCTCCTTGAACGCACCACTCGCCGCCAGCAGGCGGCGGAGGGCATATAAAAGTAGCCGGCGGTCGCCGCCCGGGGTTCTTCGAGGTAATCCATTGCCGCAAGAAGACACATTGTTCAGCGCTGTTCGAGAATCAACATCGTATCATTCGCTGGTCAAGTGAGACATTTGTATCGTTTGTGATATAACAGGGTCCTGGTGAATACAAAGCCCTTATTACACCAAATCTGCAGAGGGGTAAATCAGCCCCGTCTCAAGGAAGAAGAGACAACGTGTTTTCCTTGCAAGTCGACTGGACCGTGTTTCCGCGCCGCTGCCCTGGACGGTACGGGTCGTTAATCTCTGGCAAGAGGTTAACTCAGTTCTGTTCACCAGAAAATCCACCGGATAATCAACGGACTGTACACCAAAAGTAAGAGGCATTTATTAGTTTTGGGCAGATTTGAGAACTagggtgtttattaatgagtaaAAGGTATTGCTATTTGTTTACCATTAATGTGTGATTgccacgtagctcccgagctaacgctgctagcTTAACCACGTGGAGTTTGTATAGAGCTAAACACATGACCTAGCAAAAAaacgtgcgcgttgcctagcaaccccccctCGGCTTCTTCAATCCCTcctcgtgcacccagcaccactaccgccctctaaaggctaaatagttatgtgcagctcaccggagtagccattttggtagTTTTTGTGTTagactacatttcgacaccgccccctccactttcactcactctcacacacgcacgcacacacacacacacacacacacacacacacgccacacagacacagaggtgTCCATGCtacatgctgttttgtttttgctttgtttttggttgtgatattgtaaacgggtatataagtttattattgaaggattactgattggctactgataattgtgacgttaataaatcttatttatttaaatagcagttgcttgtgattatttgtgtacttattgtaataattgctggctgaacaggtccgtgctcgaaatcaccccttcctttgtttccttttaaaggattttcacagaaatgaaactgttccacagttttattattggtccctgacttacagggtggtgccccattttgattgtttgtcgatttgataaagttattaataaccatattcataactttattaatattgataaaacatctttgataatttgctaatggtcaaatctgtaccctacgagtaTCCTAAAAAGTGAACGTTGTGCTAGTTGCCATTTATTGGGCTTGCTACGTAGTTGCATCCTGTCAGCGCTGTTGTTTTTGCTTGTATGCTGATATcaacttttttattgttttttgtagaaccacacatacactcacaaagacacagacaatcATCTGCTGGCTGCCAATAAATCTATTGAAAAGCATCAGAGCATTTGACTGCTATCTTACTAATGCACCAGTGGTCACATATTCCCAACTAGCTACAGTTACAGTCCTAGTTATCAAGTCTCCATAACACTTagatcacaacacacacatagggAGTGTGACTTAATTCTCTACTCAGGACACCCTTACTTCACTATgtctttacatttaattttagTTTGCTTCTATATTTATGCTCTGAATGGTGTTTACAGGTGCTTTAATCATGCCTGCCACTTGACTCTAGTGATGGTCCTCCTGGATATTGTTACAACAGCCATCTTATTCATCTTGACAACGACCCTATAGAGGTTAAATAGCTGGGTTTACGTATTGTTCAGTCAGAAATCTTGAATGAGAGACAAAACGTCTTTGAAGCACATTTAACCAAGTCCAGTATGCCCTGATTTGAACCCTTCCTTGAATATTGATTTTGTGCTTGTAATAATAATTCGGGAAGAGTAATCTATGGTCTGTGTCGTCATTCCTATTAACAGTTTTTAAGggacctttttttattttgtggcaTCTAGGcctagacatgaaaggggagagagaaggggaatgacaagcaaaaaagtgcctcaggtcggaatcaaacctgcagctcctgTATAGACGACTGAGACCCTATACACAGAAGTGCCCTCCACCACTAGGTCACCCAGGCACCCTAACATTAGCATGCTGACAATAGCATTTAGCTACAGCACTACTGTGCCTAAAGACCTTTTTATGTGCAGGCTCAAGCAGAGCTTTCGCGTAGCCTaggtaagtggcctgatgtttatacttgcgCGCTGGTGCGTGCGTCGAGCTGGCATGTGTGGGGAATGGGTGATAGagtgagggagaagtgagagattGACGGCGATTATCTTCGGAGTGATTAATGACTcaagagtcatagtgagagaaacaaagtgtctccctttttctttctaacaactgtgggaaatctgtagcaggaaaattaaccctctccttgatttcattttgtttatgaTGGGGGAAatgggggaaatgcaacgctaccaagccatggCCGAGCGACGTGTAGTCACATTTTTTGAgtggtgcacgtcaggctacagcgtagggtccggcgtagacgcagaggggtctgcgggggtacgccgtcgattctacacagaagcataaaaaaGCCTTAAGCCTGACATAACCACTTGCATGAATGTAGACGCTTGCTTCGGCTTGATTGTGGGCTCTGAACTAGGCAGCAGGACTCTATATCTATCTAATAAATAatgactattattattattatttgaaacagtttttttggaCTATGGTTACTATTTAAGCCAACATTCATTACACTGAAAAGTTATATTACTAAATTATTCAGTCATTCAGCAGTGGTGCCACCGTGGTGGGAAGAAAGGAGGGCTCTCCTTTACATACCATGTGCATCTCTTATCGATAATATTGCATCTCTATCCATAATGGTTATGTCATGTttgaataaagtcattaaaCAACATTTATATGAAGAAGACATATGTTTGATTACTGAAAGGAAACTTGGCCCGCTTAAGCCGTTTAACACAATGTAGAAATGATGACACCTTCTAATGCCTAAAGTTTAGGTTACGTGTGCAGCACTAAAGTTGTAGTTGTGGTGataaatcattattttttttcttcttgcttGTCTCATacctttttaaattgttgtaCCAACTATAGTGGTGTAAAATGAAAGTGCATATGACATAGCCtcagagaaaaaagagaatCTCATCCAAGAGGCTCAAAATGTGGTCAACAATCATATTTAGAATCAGAATATATCTAACAGTCTATGTGTGTACATAGTGTGTGCCACCTAGCGGCAGATTGACGTCAACTTTTGCACACAGCCTTAGTCGAGCATGGAGAACTACTGAGTGGAGTTTTGTGTTAATCTGAGTAAATAATGCTCATAACTTCCTTTTGACTGCAACCTTCAGGATGTTGTTGCTCTGTAACTTGTGAATAGTTACTCTTAGATGATCTTTTACACAATAGCATAAACAGACAACTCACTATAATGCACTGTTGTGCCTTAATATGTCATTTATAttgcataataaaaaaagatgacaaaacaTGATGCTGAGATGCAGGTAGGAAAGTCTAATCACACATTCTTGATCTTTATTCAGTACTCCAGAGAATATgtcaaagcagttttgtgttagaAAAATCACCTTGAAATATTTTCCCAGAAATGATCATTCTGAAAGCTGATCTGAACCAGCTGTAAAAGAAAGCATAAATAAATGGATTGAGCATGGAGTTTAACAGTGCAAGCCAGTTAAGTGTTTCAAAAAATGGAAGTGGCACTGACACATGGGGCAAAAGCTGAAGgataaaacagagaaagaaaggtgTCCAACAAATCAGGAAAACTCCCAAAACGGTCGCAAGAGTTTTAGTGGCCTTTCTCTCCATCTTACTGACAGTTGCTCCAGACTTTTTGCTCTGACAGGTGTTATTCTGGATGCTGCGTGCCTGTTTCTGTGCCACAAGGAAAATCTTTAGATAGATACAGAGCATTACAATCACTGGTAGATAAAATGCGAAGACGGGTCCCAAAATGTTTGCAAGTAGGGCATCAATAAAACAattttcttcacatttttcatgttttaaatctGGAATCATAAAGCCAATGGCAATTAGAACAGAAACACCCCAGCTGAGCAGGATCATGACCATGACAACGTTAACATTTATCTTAGTTCTGTAGATCAGAGGCTGACACACTGCATAATATCTGTCAatagaaatacaaaataaattcaaaatggAAGCTGTGCTCAGTGTTGCATCAAAGCTGTCTcgtattttgcaaaatatatctttataataaaaacatgagGTTACAGTAAATGCCATGCTGAcaggaaaaactacaacaccaacaAGCAGGTCAGccacagccagagagagaatgagagagttAGTAGGACTGTGGAGCTGTTTGAAATAGATGATGGAGATTATTACAAGAAGGTTTCCACATACTGTGACAACAGATAATGAGCCAaggaaaatatacaataaaacacacattgcAGAAGGGTTACCTTTCATTATGTTAAAGAAATTATCTATTTCATAACAAAGATGCATGTAATCAACATCAGTGCGGTTGACAGTGACTTCTGGTACCATGTTTCTGGGTACCTGCAAATCAGTTTTCACTGAATGATTAGcaatatttaaagtaaaaaatatttattttaaaatagtttgATGAATGAATGTTTAACTACAAGAATAGTTTTAATAGTTCTCtacaataaaatacatattttcagTTCATATCATACCTTTTTACAGCTCAAGATAGTTCTGCATCAGTATTGATGGGTGTTCTTCATTACTGTGTCACTGTGCACAATCTTTTATCAATGTTTGTCTCTTTACCACCACCAATCAGATGTGGGACTTTTAATCGTGACGACATTAGATGCCAAGGCAGCAATGTATTGTAAATGAGACAAACACTTTAAATCCCTTTTGAACCTTTAATTTTATCAGTATAGCTAAAAACAgatttaagtcttatttcttaTAAAATAGGATATAACATTTAAATAGACTTTATAGGCTATGATCATTTTCTAAGGACATGAAACCAAAAGTCTCCtggcaaaataattgtttttaaccctaaccctatctATTTAAGATTTAAGAACGGGCCAAATCCAAGGTTAGACATTGGCGAATGAATTTGGCCGGGCGTAGGTGAATTCGATCTACCTGCCAGAAGAACCAAAAACAAACTGTCAGCTAAACTGTACATTACATCTCCCCGAAATGAAAGCGGGGTGTGAGCGCGAAACAATCAGCTACACTGCTTACATTCGAGCTATAAGTGGccagtaaaaacaacaacaaaactagaactgcaagcagttatgatggGGTCCAAGCCTCCCCAGCGCGAGCCCCCCCTGGCGCAAGTCGTCCCTGATGACACGCGGAGCTTATGAAAGTGTGGCCCATGAAAGCGGAGCCTGCAAAAGCCGGGAAATTTCACTAAAGGCcgagacacatcaggccgattatcggccgtgggacagtctggcgaggtcagtgactcaaatcggtTCGGTGTCCCGtgtcgtcgtccgtctgggggcctgtcggcgttcattttggccgacctgacatgttcggtcggcggcagggccgtcgggactcacccggaaatgacgagcggaatgaggtgactacagtctctcaaaatctgatgaaaatcttttaaactgacctttgttgagctgatatgaagacagattcagcaactgcatggcctatttctcgcttaaaatgttttcagaaacacgtttcggtgaactattttagccatgacagtccaggtctgaatatccggagaaaaccaACCCATGTGAcctgttcgtccaatcagctgccggttttcatttcttgggcaacattacagattagcgccgcctgctgttatggaggcatattacgtctcgtctcctctcgtctttttgatgtgtcccgaggcagttttttggagagcaccctaggccaaaggtcaatgatcaattttataatcgtatcatctgatctgaggccgtatgttttggacactcgggtgaagaaaggggcggagctgtcaactgatcaacatctggtggtgagttgggtcagggggtgggggaagactctggacagacctggtaagcccaaacgggtagtgcgggtaaattggaaacatctggaggaggcccctgtccgacagactttcaactcacacctccggcggagcttttcgtgcatccctgtggaggctgggggcattgaacctgagtggacaatgttcaaagtttccactGCTgaagctgtggtcttagggtcttaggtgcctcaaggggcagtaacccacaaacaccgtggtggacaccggtggtcagggaagccgtccgattgagtctttccgggatatgttatcccagaggactccggaggcagttgcagggtaccgaagggcccgaagggctgcagcctctgccgtgaaagaggcaaagcagcgggtgtgggacaagtttggagaagacatggagaaggactttcggtcggcaccaaggtgcttctggaaaactgttcgccagctcaggagggggaagcggggaaccatccaagctgggtacagtaaggatgggacattGTTGACCTCAattgaggaggtaatagggcggtggaaggagcactgtgaggaactcctgaatccgactaatactgtacctaaggagtggcagacaggggtggtggttcccctgttcaaaaagggggaccagagggtgtgtgccaattacaggggtatcacacttctcagcctccctggtaaagtctactccaaggtgctggaaaggagggtttgggCGATATTCGtgtttgtggatctggaaaaggcgtatgaccaggtcccccgggagatactgtgggaggtgctgcgggaatATGGGGTGAGGGGatcccttctcagggccatccaatctctgtatgaccaaagcgagagctgtgtccgggttctcggcagtaagtcggacttgtttcatgtgagggttggcctccgccagggctgcgctttgtcaccaatcctgtttgtaatatttatggacaggatatagAGGCATAGTCAGtttggggaggggttgcagttcggtgggctggggatctcatcgctgttctttgcagatgatgtggtcctaatggcatcatcggccagcgaccttcagcactcactggatcagtTTGCAGCTgagtgtgaagcggctgggatgaggatcagcacctctaaatctgagtcCTTGGTTCTCAACAGGAAACCGAtagagtgcctactccaggagtgaaggagttcaagtaccttggggtcttgttcacgagtgaggggacaatggagtgggagattggtcggagaattggaGCAGCGGGtgcagtattacattcaatttatcgcaccattgtgacgaaaagagagttGAGctagaaggcaaagctctcgatctaccggtcaatttttgttcctaccctcacctattgtcatgaaggctgggtcatgaccgaaagaacgagatccagggtacaagcggccaaaatgggtttcttcaggagggtggctggcgtctcccttagagatagggtgacaAGCTCaatcggagtagagccgctacTCCTtcgcgtcaaaaggagccaattgaggtggtttgggcatctggtaaggatgcagGGAGGAGGCCTGGGGGAAGTGTTAAGTCTCTGTCTTCTGGGTCAGTAATGGGACATGAACACAAAGGGATGAATAAATGGGGCCAACAACCCGTTCTTTTCCCAGGTCGTCACATACCAGCGCCAATGGGAGTgcaaagacatgcatgcactgCTGGACCGGCTACCAAGAAGAGATAAACTTAGTGTAAAGAAGGATTTGCTATTTTATGTTCGGGGTAACAGGGATCAGCCAATCAGTGCCTTTGTTTTGGGGTCACAGAGAGGACAGTTTGCGCTGGCTGAtaagttttgtttttgatttagtAGTGAGAGTGGCCGGGAAAGCACATTGTAGATATTTTTGAAGTGTATCGATGTCGTCTGTGTCGccatctgtgcatgtgtgcgttcaGAGTACGCTGGTGTAAATGTTTACATATGTgtatttcggtgccttaggttTATATGAATGTTATCTGTTCTGGGATACTCAGTTGAAATGCAGTATGTTAGCATACATTTCGCTAGCAGCATGCTAATGCCTAGTATTATTAGTGTTTACACTACTATTGTGCTTATGTGTGTACTCACATGACACTGCATAATTATTATCGgagtgtttgtatgtttggGTTGCTGTTACTGAGACCCCAGCAGTAATAAggctgtttttaatttattaaggAGCTGATGTGTGTTATCTGGTATATTGTTTGGTTGTTTCATATGGGCAGCTATAGCTGCTTGAAGTTGTTGGAACCTAACCGTTATGATGAAGAATATTCTGTGAGGCCTGAAGCTTCCCCTGAGGCCAAAGAGCGGCCTGTAGGGAAGTCACCAGCCTGTGACACCTCACTCCTAACAAAGAATTCCCCAAAATGGAGATTTTACCTCCAAGACATGAGGAAAAATGGCAGACTGGTGGAGGGCTTGAGAACTGCAACGACGAATTCTCACACCTTCGTTGAGTTCGGGATTTCTGACTGGCCGCGGCTCCTTGAACGCACCACTCGCCGCCAGCAGGCGGCGGAGGGGATATAAAAGTAGCCGGCGGTCGCTGCCCGGGGTTCTTCGAGGTAATCCATTGCCGCAAGAAGACACATTGTTCAGCGCTGTTCGAGAATCAACATCGTATCATTCGCTGGTCAAGTGAGACATTTGTATCGTTTGTGATACAACAGGGTCCTGGTGAATACGAAGGCCTTATTACACCAAATCTGCAGAGGGGTAAATCAGCCCCGTCTCAAGGAAGAAGAGACAACGTGTTTTCCTTGCAAGTCGACTGGACCGTGTTTCCGCGCCGCTGCCCTGGACAGTACGGGTCGTTAATCTCTGGCGAGAGGTTAACTCAGTTCTGTTCAccggaaaatccgccggatAATCAACGGACTGTACACCAAAAGTAAGAGGCATTTATTAGTTTTGGGCAGATTTGAGAACTagggtgtttattaatgagtaaAAGGTATTGCTATTTGTTTACCATTAATGTGTGATTgccacgtagctcccgagctaacgctgctagcTTAACCACGTGGAGTTTGTATAGAGCTAAACACATGACCTAGCAAAAAaacgtgcgcgttgcctagcaaccccccctCAGCTTCTTCAACCCCTcctcgtgcacccagcaccactaccgccctcttaaGGGTAAATAGTTATGTGCAGCTCaccggagtagccattttggtagTTTTTGTGTTagactacatttcgacaccgctCCCTCCactttcactcactctcacacacacacacacacacacacacacacacacacacacacacacacacacacgccacacagacacagaggtgTCCATGCtacatgctgttttgtttttgctttgtttttggttgtgatatttaaaagggtatataagtttattattgaaggattactgattggctactgataattgtgacgttaataaatcttattatacttaaatagcagttgcttgtgattatttgtgtacttattgtaataattgctggctgaacagatccgtgctcgaaatcaccccttcctttgtttccttttaaaggattttcacagaaatgaaactgttccacagttttattattggtccctgacttacagggtggtgccccattttgattgtttgtcgatttgataaagttattaataaccatattcataactttattaatattgataaaacatctttgataatttgctaattgtcaaatctgtaccctacgagtaTCCTAAAAAGTGAAAGTTGTGCTAGTTGCCATTTATTGGGCTTGCTACGTAGTTGCATCCTGTCAGCGCTGTTGTTTTTGCTTGTATGCTGATATcaacttttttattgttttttgtagaaccacacatacactcacaaaGACGCAGACAATCATCTGCTGGCTGCCAATAAATCTATTGAAAAGCATCAGAGCATTTGACTGCTATCTTACTAATGCACCAGTGGTCACCTATTCCCAACTAGCTACAGTTACAGTCCTAGTTATCAAGTCTCCATAACACTTagatcacaacacacacatagggAGTGTGACTTAATTCTCTACTCAGGACACCCTTACTTCACTATgtctttacatttaattttagTTTGCTTCTATATTTATGCTCTGAATGGTGTTTACAGGTGCTTTAATCATGCCTGCCACTTGACTCTAGTGATGGTCCTCCTGGATATTGTTACAACAGCCATCTTATTCATCTTGACAACGACCCTAAATAGCTGGGTTTACGTATTGTTCAGTCAGAAATCTTGAATGAGAGACAAAATGTCTTTGAAGCACATTTAACCAATTCCAGTATGCCCTGATTTGAACCCTTCCTTAAATATTGATTTTGTGCTTGTAATAATAATTCGGGAAGAGTAATCTATGGTCTGTGTCGTCATTCCTATTAACAGTTTTTAAgggaccttttttttatttttttattttgtggcaTCTAGGcctagacatgaaaggggagagagagggggaatgacaagcaaaaaagtgcctcaggtcggaatcaaacctgcagctcctgTATAGACGACTGAGACCCTATACACAGAAGTGCCCTCCACCACTAGGTCACCCAGGCACCCTAACATTAGCATGCTGACAATAGCATTTAGCTTATAGCACTACTGTGCCTAAAgacctgatgtttatacttgtgcgctggtgcgTGCGTCAAGCTGGCATGTGTGGGGAATGGGTGATAGagtgagggagaagtgagagattGACGGCGATTATCTTCGGAGTGATTAATGACTcaagagtcatagtgagagaaacaaagtgtctcccctttTCTTTCTAACAActgtgggaaatctgtagcaggaaaattaaccctctccttgatttcattttgtttatgaTGGGGGAAatgggggaaatgcaacgctaccaagccatggCCGAGCGACGTGTAGTCACATTTTTTGAgtggtgcacgtcaggctacagcgtagggtccggcgtagacgcagaggggtctgcgggggtacgccgtcgattcaacacagaagcataaaaaaGCCTTAAGCCTGACATAGCCACTTGCATGAATGTAGACGCTTGCTTTGGCTTGAT
This genomic window from Perca flavescens isolate YP-PL-M2 chromosome 18, PFLA_1.0, whole genome shotgun sequence contains:
- the LOC114573685 gene encoding trace amine-associated receptor 1-like gives rise to the protein MCVLLYIFLGSLSVVTVCGNLLVIISIIYFKQLHSPTNSLILSLAVADLLVGVVVFPVSMAFTVTSCFYYKDIFCKIRDSFDATLSTASILNLFCISIDRYYAVCQPLIYRTKINVNVVMVMILLSWGVSVLIAIGFMIPDLKHEKCEENCFIDALLANILGPVFAFYLPVIVMLCIYLKIFLVAQKQARSIQNNTCQSKKSGATVSKMERKATKTLATVLGVFLICWTPFFLCFILQLLPHVSVPLPFFETLNWLALLNSMLNPFIYAFFYSWFRSAFRMIISGKIFQGDFSNTKLL